A region of the Phoenix dactylifera cultivar Barhee BC4 chromosome 10, palm_55x_up_171113_PBpolish2nd_filt_p, whole genome shotgun sequence genome:
AAGAGCCTAACAGTGAAGAGTGCTTAATTTGTTATTAGAAGTTGTGGTGCTTGTGTTAGTAGTTATAATGTGATAGAGGTGTTTGGTAACTTACTGTATGCAAATCAAAGCTAGCAATTGCTGTAAAATATTTGGTCAGAGTAACATATGAGAGTAATAACAAAAATTTTCACACTGAAAGATGAAATTTCTCTTACCAGTTCATTGGTGATTCGGTAATATTCAGCACCTCCGACAAGGACAACCTCAGCAATGACAGCAAAAACAAGGTTGATTGGAATGTTCTTTCCAAAGTAATTTAATGTGTTTCCATCTAGGAGAAGAGCACCAGTCTGCAGACCAGTATGTAAATACTAACTGGATAATGATGACTATGCAAATATTATGACTTAAGCAAGTGAATCATGTCAaagaatgagaaaaaaaaacccaGATATGCACTATAAACAAACTTGCAGCCTCACTGTTCAGAAAGATTGAGGGAATGTTGGCCAATATTATGTATTTTCTAAAACCAAAAACAGAGGATTCTAGTATCTTAATGAAAAAAGAGCAATCTACCGATATAAATTTGGATTGCCTGAAATCAAAATGAATAGCTTGTGTACCTTGAACCAAACAGCCTCGGGGCCACAATTAGCACCAAATTTGTTGCAAGCCTCAGGGATAATGAAGCCTGCGGAACCGAGCATGGCCCACCTTGCATGAATGAGCTCATAAGCTTGGTATCTGCATAATAGTATGAAGTTGTAAGTGTACAAGCAGAAAGAGGGTGGGTTACCAAGTTTAAGCACTCCACTTGAGTCTTGCAAAGGCTGgccccaataaaaaaaaaaagccaaattGCCCAAATGCTACAAGATAGAACCAAAATGCCTAGATGCCACAAGAAAGTTGGAGAATTTTGCTAGTTTTCTGCTAAATGAgttgttgaaagaaagaaagctaaaTTGTGGAGATCTCAGAAGGAAGGAAATGCCTACATACTATCTCTGTGAAAAAAAATACTGGAAAATAGATAATTTGCAAGATAGTTCACctacttgctgaaattttctgggTTCTTGCTCAGCCCAAAAGGATCATAGCCATAACTGCAAGGAGAAAATGGCACAAAACCCGTTACCATGTGATTTATAATTTCAACATGGAAAGCCTCAGTGAGTAGTTTTCagcactaaattgaacataTCATGTTATTTTCTCAACACGTTGGTCTTGAACTTCATGACTCTTCAAATATTAGGGCAATATAGTATATGTTAACAGCCCTTTACTTTGATACTCGAAAACATTACTCAATTCTAACAAAGGCACATATGCAGCATTGCTTCTACTGTcttgatttctaaaattatataaccttcacaaaaaaaaaatgaaattataTACGTGCTACATCAAACTATATTCTTCAAAGATCTTAGTAACTCAATTAATTTAGAGCACTAAAATGTACAAAAGCAATGATCCTGTGCTTCGTAGCTGGAAGGGGATCAGTTGTGGATACAGGGAAGTAGGTTTTTCCAAAAGATTTTAGTAAGAAAATACCTAGGAAGCAGGTGAGCTGATGAGTTTCTAAGGAGATTAGGAAGCAGATGTGCTACCTTAAATGGAAAATTTCTTCCACTAAAATCATGTATATTCTTATGGCAcagagaaaaatacagctttccataTTTCCAAAAGAATTCGTATAAAATACTTTTTGGTCGATAAGCTTGGGTTATACAGAATATCACAACAAAACCAACTACAAGTAATTTTTTTGGGCAAGACATCAACAGTTGCTGGATATAAGAGATGATTTATGATATCTCACTTTATTCATTCAACTAGAAAGCATTTCTTCCTTCTATTTTTTGTGGATCAGGTGAAAGCCATTATAAGATTTGTTGGTTTTGTTTCGAGTTTTAGAAGTTTTTTGTTATTGCAAGAATAATCTATAGCTTTATAAACGTCTAACGAGAAATAGCAATCTCCATCTTTCACTGGCTTTATCATTGTTTGCTGGAAACTGATAATCATTTTGTTTTTCGCTTATATTTCTTCATCCAAAGCAATTTCAACTTATCAATGCTAGATTGTTCATGACTTGAGAAAATCCAATTTCTTGTGTGCAGTCTACATAATAAACAAAGCATCAGATTCAAAATATGTAACATATCAAGTGCATTGACCTTGTCCCTTCATTcttctttcatttatttttatttgttttcccTTTTTCCTTGTTCGGGATGGTTGATCTGAAATAGTTGGAACAAGGCTTGACAGCTACGACTACAAATCCAACAGAGGGAGAGGAAATATCTGGCAGATCCCTATCGGTCCACTAATAGCAGGCATAACATTGACCATTACAACATTAGGATCCATAATCTATAGTTTCAGCCACATTACACAGATAtccttgcaatagttttaagttTTTTCATACgagagagataaagagagaGGAACTTCATATTCCTTACAAATAAACATTGAGAAATAGTAATAGATGCAAATCGGATATTGAAATCAAATGTCTGAGCAATATGAATCTTTACACCATTAATAAGGCTCCAACATTGCTCAATTCATTGAGAAACCAAAAGATTCTTCATTTAAATGTGATGAATTAAGTTGTAAGCCAAAAATTAGGCAATCAGGTCCTTGTGCAAGCATGCAGCCTCTACACATACATAGTAGTGGTTTGTCAATAACTTACTCTCCGGGTACTTCTCCGGTGAGGTACTCTGGAACCTCTGAGCGATCCAACAAGCCTTCCGGCAAGAAGATTCTTCTGTCAGGACCTGTCGCCCATTACCGCATGCACCATATATATACTTAGTCACCAATTCAATATCTCAAAGTATAATTTCACCAAgcagttaaaaaaattatgaattcAAACACAGACTGAACTCAAAACCAATCATGAGAGAAGGAAAGATGAGAGTCACTCACCATACCACTTGGCGAGCTCCTCGTTGGCCGGAGAGATGGAAGCAGGCTTTGTCCTCGGAGGGGGAGCGGCGGccttcttcttggagaagagcGAAACAATCTTAGAAGACCCAGCGCTCGATGGCGCCGGAGCCGTGCGGGCTGCGGCCTTGGAGTTCAGTGGTGTGCCGAGAATCTCCGACACTCCCAACGAGGCCGGAGCGGTCGCTGCTGCAATGGATGCCATGGTCTCTTGGCTAAAGAATCCCGGCCGGAAGAAGACGGTGGACTGGTGGCCGTCGAGGAGGGCGCGGTGTGTGGCGGGGAGGGGAGGGTGGTGAGAGGGACATAAATGGTTGAAATGGTCGATGTGGTGGGACCGCTTGGGAGTTAGATTCCAAGGCTATGATTGGTCGGGACTTCAGCCGCGTAATCTATTGTGAGGATATGGTTGGGTTCATTTTGATGATGTGGCAGATGATGGTGCTGACATGGAACAATGCTGGCCACAGGTACTCCTTCGGTTTGGGTGGAGTGAAAAGTGACAAGGAAACGGGGAAAGAGGATGGCCACAACCAAGGAAAGCTGAACTGCAGCTTACCAATTGCCTCAATGTTGTCCTGATTATTGAAGTAATCCCTATTCCTTCAACCCATATAGTTGAAGAAAATGTGCCAGCAACTCTTGAAAGTCACAAACTACATAGATTCTTTTTCATTGATGTCTTCATTTAGAGAGTTCTTGGAATATTATCTGAGTATTGAATAATTAATATCCTATGTTCCGATcatcatatataattttatatgatATGACTTTGAACCAgatgtttttttaaataaattataaatatttttttgaagtttACATATATTATACTTACACCCAATAGTTATAAAACATATATTTACTCATAATTAAATTAACAGTATTAGTAAAAGCATTTATCTCATATGAAAGTTGAAATTTTtttgagtaaattacaaaaaccaTCTTGAGATTAGGGGTAAATTATACTTATACTCAATAATATAAAAAACCTATACTTACTCCCATGaggtttatttttatctaatacTTCAACGCATAACTCAATAGAATGTTAGTCAAACCGTTAACTTTTAATAGGACCCAAATGCCacgccaaaaaaataa
Encoded here:
- the LOC103701619 gene encoding chlorophyll a-b binding protein CP26, chloroplastic-like translates to MASIAAATAPASLGVSEILGTPLNSKAAARTAPAPSSAGSSKIVSLFSKKKAAAPPPRTKPASISPANEELAKWYGPDRRIFLPEGLLDRSEVPEYLTGEVPGDYGYDPFGLSKNPENFSKYQAYELIHARWAMLGSAGFIIPEACNKFGANCGPEAVWFKTGALLLDGNTLNYFGKNIPINLVFAVIAEVVLVGGAEYYRITNELNFEDKLHPGGPFDPLGLASDPDQAALLKVKEIKNGRLAMFAMLGFFLQAYVTGEGPVENLTKHLSDPFGNNLLTVIAGSAERAPTL